A window of the Thalassoglobus sp. JC818 genome harbors these coding sequences:
- a CDS encoding glutathione synthetase, whose product MKIGFVVNDVMTEEPVYTTTRLAMRAVNMGHQSFYLGVGDFIYSPDGSIHAHVRSANGGSYESLHQYLAEVQSDATESRRISLDQIDVLLLRNDPSDDAIDRSWAQTSGILFGQLAAMRGVIVLNDPYGLANALNKTYFQHFPEQVRPKTCISRDIHDIKEFISNQNDKVVIKPLQGSGGQSVFLIGEDEKANLNQMIEAVIRDGYCIAQEYLPGAVDGDVRLFVLNGRPLKKDGKYAAFRRCNDTGDARSNMHSGGKGVECEVTDKMLELVEMVRPKLVRDGMFLCGLDIVDDKLMEINVFSPGGLGSSQELTGVDFTDVIIRDLERKAKYRKYYGSGMQNSDIASL is encoded by the coding sequence ATGAAGATCGGTTTCGTGGTCAACGACGTAATGACGGAAGAGCCAGTTTATACGACAACTCGTCTCGCGATGCGCGCCGTCAATATGGGACACCAGAGCTTTTACCTCGGCGTTGGCGATTTCATTTACTCGCCGGATGGGTCAATTCACGCCCACGTTCGATCTGCGAACGGAGGATCGTATGAATCTCTTCACCAGTATCTGGCGGAGGTTCAAAGCGACGCGACGGAGTCGAGGCGAATCAGCCTCGATCAAATTGATGTGCTCTTGTTGAGAAATGACCCATCCGATGATGCGATCGATCGCTCGTGGGCTCAGACGAGCGGAATTCTCTTCGGTCAACTCGCAGCGATGCGAGGAGTGATTGTTCTAAACGATCCCTACGGTTTAGCGAATGCACTGAATAAGACATATTTTCAGCATTTCCCGGAACAAGTACGTCCTAAAACATGTATTAGCCGCGATATACACGACATCAAAGAGTTTATATCGAATCAAAATGATAAGGTTGTGATCAAGCCACTCCAGGGCTCCGGCGGGCAAAGCGTCTTTCTTATCGGAGAAGATGAGAAAGCAAATCTGAACCAGATGATCGAAGCAGTGATCCGAGATGGATATTGTATCGCTCAAGAATACCTTCCTGGTGCTGTCGATGGTGATGTTCGATTATTCGTACTGAATGGGCGACCGCTCAAGAAGGACGGAAAATATGCCGCTTTTCGCAGATGCAACGACACCGGCGACGCAAGAAGCAATATGCACTCAGGCGGGAAGGGCGTCGAGTGTGAGGTCACCGACAAGATGCTGGAACTCGTGGAGATGGTACGCCCAAAGCTGGTGCGAGATGGAATGTTCTTATGCGGGCTGGATATCGTCGACGATAAACTGATGGAGATTAACGTGTTTAGCCCAGGCGGGCTCGGAAGCAGCCAGGAATTGACTGGGGTGGACTTCACAGATGTCATTATTCGGGATCTGGAACGCAAAGCCAAATATCGTAAGTATTATGGCTCCGGAATGCAGAACAGCGATATCGCTTCATTGTAA
- a CDS encoding PRC-barrel domain-containing protein, producing the protein MATTLARQPMSASSLIGDSIKNRQDETLGTVHEIMIDCSTGRVAYVVMSSGGFLGFGNKLFAIPMTAMELDTQDECMRLNASKEAFEESRGFDKDNWPNMADSQWETSTHAHFEAPHYWEV; encoded by the coding sequence ATGGCTACCACTCTCGCACGCCAACCGATGTCTGCATCATCGTTGATTGGGGACAGTATCAAGAATCGACAAGATGAAACTCTTGGTACTGTGCACGAAATCATGATTGACTGCTCGACGGGGCGGGTGGCATACGTTGTGATGTCGTCAGGCGGATTCCTGGGCTTCGGGAACAAGTTGTTCGCGATTCCGATGACAGCGATGGAACTCGACACGCAAGATGAGTGCATGCGACTCAATGCTTCGAAAGAAGCGTTTGAAGAATCACGAGGTTTCGACAAGGACAATTGGCCAAACATGGCCGATTCCCAGTGGGAAACCTCGACCCACGCACACTTCGAGGCTCCCCACTACTGGGAAGTCTAG
- a CDS encoding cation:proton antiporter: MNEYQVLMVSAAFAFAYSLVATRLERTPVNGALVYVALGLFLGPAGLGFVKFNFGSQGMRWLAEVTLAVVLFTDSATSNLSVLRRYEFIPARLLLIGLPLTILFGFGLAVLLFPNSGFFSLALLATMLAPTDAALGQAVVSNPKVPEAVRESLNVESGLNDGICVPVMLLFLSMAEGETGRWGVLGDGVLFSLKAIGIGGAVGLGLGFIGSRAVQLSQKRGWTGGSWMEIPVVALALLCFASAQWLGGSGFIASFIGGMTFGALTQSHKQALLEAAEGTGNALALITWFLFGTLLFEYPFDGLTWQVLAYALGSLTVVRILPVFLSVLGLHLRFDTRLFLGWFGPRGLASIVFAVMVADAAIPGGEVVVSTAAWTVVLSIVLHGLSANPMAGIYGRRVGDQKV, translated from the coding sequence ATGAACGAATACCAGGTGTTGATGGTATCGGCGGCGTTTGCGTTTGCTTACAGCCTGGTCGCGACTCGATTAGAGCGAACACCCGTGAACGGGGCTCTGGTGTATGTCGCATTGGGGCTGTTTCTCGGACCAGCTGGTTTGGGATTCGTCAAATTCAACTTTGGTAGTCAGGGGATGCGATGGCTGGCGGAAGTCACGTTGGCGGTCGTCTTGTTCACGGATTCTGCTACTTCGAATTTGAGTGTTCTGCGGAGGTATGAATTCATTCCTGCGCGTCTGTTGCTCATCGGACTTCCGTTAACGATCTTGTTTGGATTCGGGTTGGCAGTGCTTCTCTTTCCGAATTCCGGATTCTTCTCATTGGCACTGCTCGCCACGATGCTCGCTCCGACCGATGCAGCTCTTGGCCAGGCGGTGGTCTCCAACCCGAAGGTTCCGGAAGCTGTCCGCGAGAGCCTGAACGTCGAGAGTGGTCTGAACGATGGAATTTGCGTTCCGGTGATGTTGTTGTTCCTGTCGATGGCGGAAGGGGAAACCGGTCGCTGGGGCGTTTTGGGCGACGGAGTTCTCTTTTCGTTGAAAGCCATCGGAATCGGCGGAGCGGTCGGCCTGGGACTCGGTTTCATTGGGAGTCGTGCTGTTCAACTCAGTCAGAAACGAGGCTGGACGGGAGGATCGTGGATGGAGATTCCCGTCGTCGCACTGGCGCTGCTCTGTTTCGCATCCGCGCAGTGGCTGGGAGGAAGTGGATTCATCGCGAGCTTCATCGGGGGAATGACATTCGGAGCGCTGACGCAATCGCACAAACAGGCACTGCTTGAAGCTGCCGAAGGGACCGGAAATGCACTGGCGTTGATTACATGGTTTCTGTTCGGAACGTTGTTGTTCGAGTATCCGTTCGACGGGCTGACCTGGCAGGTCTTAGCCTACGCCTTGGGGAGCCTCACCGTTGTTCGAATTCTCCCGGTCTTTCTAAGCGTGCTCGGCCTGCATCTCAGATTCGACACTCGTTTGTTTCTCGGATGGTTTGGGCCTCGAGGTTTAGCCAGCATCGTCTTTGCAGTCATGGTTGCTGATGCGGCGATTCCTGGCGGGGAAGTCGTTGTTTCAACGGCAGCTTGGACGGTCGTGCTGAGCATTGTGCTGCATGGCTTGTCGGCAAATCCAATGGCGGGAATCTACGGTCGACGAGTTGGTGATCAGAAAGTCTGA